In the Flavobacterium pallidum genome, one interval contains:
- a CDS encoding hybrid sensor histidine kinase/response regulator: protein MILIVDDKRENIIPLKKILELHQLESDSADSGEEALKKTLKKDYSLIILDVQMPGMDGFEVAEALSGSNRTKDIPIIFLSAINKEKKYISKGYHTGGVDYVTKPVDADLLILKVKTFLKLYQQQQELKGLHNLLSKEIEIRKEAQENLEEKVLERTRELQAKNDELEFRNHELQQFAWVVSHDLKEPIRKIEIFVRLIKDRYLIDEAKAHETIERALASSARMTKLIEDLLDYSRLSSSAVPEKTDLNEVVGEVLSDLEYLIEQKGGTIIIENTLPTIDAIQSQLRQVMQNLIGNSLKFSKPDVPPVITITSECVTEKECTSRMNENGNFYRISVKDNGIGFDENYVGKIFTIFQRLHHRDAYEGTGIGLAIAKKIIEKHNGLITARSTEGSGAEFIIILPK from the coding sequence ATGATATTAATTGTAGACGATAAACGGGAAAATATTATCCCGCTCAAAAAAATCCTGGAACTGCACCAACTTGAATCTGACTCCGCCGATTCAGGTGAAGAAGCGTTAAAGAAGACTCTTAAAAAGGATTATTCGCTGATTATCCTCGATGTGCAGATGCCGGGAATGGATGGTTTCGAAGTAGCGGAAGCGCTTTCGGGCAGCAACCGTACAAAAGACATTCCAATTATTTTCCTTTCGGCCATCAATAAAGAGAAAAAATATATTTCCAAAGGCTACCACACCGGTGGTGTCGATTATGTCACAAAACCTGTCGATGCGGATTTGTTGATATTAAAGGTAAAGACATTCCTCAAATTATACCAGCAGCAGCAGGAACTTAAAGGACTGCACAACCTCTTATCCAAAGAAATTGAAATCCGGAAGGAAGCACAGGAAAACCTCGAAGAAAAAGTCCTGGAGCGCACCAGGGAACTGCAGGCGAAAAACGATGAGCTTGAATTCCGCAACCATGAATTACAGCAATTTGCCTGGGTAGTTTCGCACGATTTAAAGGAGCCCATCCGCAAAATTGAAATCTTCGTCAGGCTGATTAAGGACCGTTACCTTATCGATGAGGCCAAAGCGCATGAAACCATCGAGCGCGCACTGGCATCGTCGGCAAGGATGACCAAACTGATTGAAGATTTGCTTGATTATTCAAGGTTATCGTCATCTGCCGTTCCTGAGAAAACCGACCTGAATGAAGTGGTGGGCGAAGTCCTTTCCGACCTTGAATACCTTATTGAACAGAAAGGCGGTACGATAATTATTGAAAATACCTTACCAACGATCGATGCCATCCAAAGCCAACTAAGGCAGGTGATGCAAAACCTGATCGGGAATTCTCTTAAATTTTCAAAACCTGACGTCCCGCCTGTAATTACAATCACTTCGGAATGCGTAACCGAAAAAGAATGCACTTCCCGTATGAATGAAAATGGCAATTTCTACAGGATTTCAGTAAAGGATAATGGCATCGGTTTTGACGAAAATTATGTAGGCAAGATTTTTACCATCTTCCAAAGACTGCACCACCGCGATGCTTATGAAGGCACCGGCATCGGTTTGGCCATAGCCAAAAAAATCATCGAAAAACACAACGGCCTGATTACCGCCCGAAGCACAGAAGGCAGCGGAGCCGAATTCATTATTATTCTCCCAAAATAA
- a CDS encoding response regulator, with protein sequence MQSNFKRNLIVSSGISLLILLISSTASFLSIKKLLDSNAMVNHTNEVIYNINQGHNITIEAQNSVRGFLITGKTTLLEAYEGAEGRAQICYNTLRRLTSDNFAQQKNLAELEFKSKIFYDYLKVRVKAKAAGYVATEENLTKGKALLDGLRASLRAMETEEQRLLKIRVEQSAKNGNYSLVLIVLAALTALIITIVFFMRMLKDFRQRQMLQMELQRNEIETANRIRVISGIAEQISDGNYEIRVNDTESDALGSVAGSLNNMAVSLNRSFNLLTEKEWLQTGMAQLSNVMLGEKSIEQLTKEIIEFIAAYTKSNAGVIYLLQGEELQLVSGYSYIPSRERERIQLGESLIGQAAKSRKMLELKLPETEDISISYALGEIKPAHIVAIPLIESNTEGAMELASVREFTALELNFLTDASYYIALAIKGALGRKRVQELLEETQAQTEELSVQHGELESINAELETQTEKLQASEEELKVQQEELQQTNEELAERSVLLEEQNTEIQKKSEALELSTRYKSEFLANMSHELRTPLNSILLLSRLLSENNEQNMSAEQIEFAKVIQSSGNGLLGLIDEILDLSKIEAGKMELEILDIPVQEIAESLKNLFSVIAKEKGIEFKIETSNAPLVIKTDKMRLEQILKNLISNGIKFTSKGSVTLDIHKDPKNDKRVCFLVKDTGIGISPTQQPLVFEAFHQADGSTKRKYGGTGLGLSISRELAKLLRGELSLKSAMSEGSEFTLCIPISISAPGQLIQEPVSEPKKEMEAKQSPETIDPYVVPVIPEDVPDDRDDISASDKTILIVEDDTNFAKSLLDYTRKRGYKGIVSVRGDYALNMALTYNPVGILLDIQLPIKSGWEVMEELKSNPQTRPIPVHIMSSHKLRQESLLKGAINFLDKPVAYEQMPEIFKKIEQIVNRDAQKVLIIEDNSKHAKALAFFLETHNISSEIKSEVSEGVVALKKPDVNCVILDMGIPDRQAYDILEKVKENPGLENLPIIVFTGKSLSMQEELKIKKYADSIVVKTAHSYQRMIDEVSLFLHLMEEKKADSTHKNRQFQLLNNVLSNKTVLVVDDDVRNIYSLTKALEILQMKVVTAIDGKEALKILEENPAVDVVLLDMMMPNMDGYETAQRIRENKRFKNLPVIAVTAKAMMGDREKCINAGASDYITKPVDVDQLLSLLRVWLYDKQ encoded by the coding sequence ATGCAAAGCAATTTTAAAAGAAATTTAATTGTCAGTTCAGGGATTTCACTATTGATCCTTCTGATCAGTTCGACAGCCTCATTCCTAAGTATCAAGAAACTGCTCGACAGCAATGCGATGGTGAACCACACCAACGAAGTCATTTACAACATCAACCAGGGCCATAATATCACGATTGAAGCGCAAAACAGCGTCCGTGGTTTCCTGATTACCGGAAAGACCACCCTTTTGGAAGCTTACGAAGGTGCAGAGGGTCGCGCTCAAATTTGTTACAATACGTTGAGAAGGCTCACGTCGGATAACTTCGCACAGCAAAAGAACCTGGCTGAGCTTGAGTTTAAAAGCAAAATATTTTACGATTACCTCAAAGTGCGTGTCAAAGCAAAAGCTGCAGGCTACGTCGCCACGGAAGAAAACCTGACAAAAGGAAAAGCGTTGCTCGATGGACTTCGCGCCTCGCTTCGTGCGATGGAAACAGAAGAGCAGCGACTGTTGAAAATCAGGGTGGAGCAGTCTGCTAAGAACGGCAATTACAGCCTCGTTTTAATTGTATTGGCCGCTTTGACGGCTTTGATTATCACCATCGTCTTTTTCATGAGGATGCTGAAGGATTTCAGGCAAAGGCAAATGCTGCAGATGGAACTCCAAAGGAATGAAATTGAAACCGCAAACCGGATCCGTGTCATCAGCGGTATCGCCGAACAAATTTCAGACGGGAATTATGAAATCCGCGTCAACGATACAGAAAGCGATGCTTTGGGCAGCGTGGCCGGCTCGCTGAACAATATGGCGGTTTCGCTGAACAGGTCATTCAATCTGCTCACCGAAAAAGAGTGGCTGCAAACAGGCATGGCACAGCTTAGCAACGTCATGCTCGGCGAGAAGAGTATAGAGCAGCTGACCAAAGAAATTATTGAATTCATTGCAGCATATACCAAAAGCAATGCCGGTGTGATTTACCTGCTACAAGGGGAAGAATTGCAATTGGTATCAGGCTACAGCTACATTCCTTCCAGGGAACGTGAACGTATACAGCTTGGCGAATCCCTGATAGGGCAGGCTGCAAAGTCAAGGAAGATGCTCGAACTGAAGTTACCTGAAACGGAAGATATCAGCATTTCTTATGCTTTAGGCGAAATCAAACCGGCCCATATCGTTGCCATTCCATTAATCGAATCCAATACGGAAGGTGCCATGGAACTCGCTTCTGTAAGGGAATTTACTGCTTTGGAACTCAATTTCCTTACGGATGCTTCTTACTACATAGCCCTTGCCATCAAAGGGGCTTTGGGCCGAAAACGCGTGCAGGAACTGCTCGAGGAAACGCAGGCGCAAACCGAAGAACTGAGCGTGCAGCATGGTGAATTGGAAAGCATCAACGCCGAGTTGGAAACGCAGACTGAAAAATTACAGGCCTCAGAAGAAGAGCTGAAGGTACAACAGGAAGAGCTGCAGCAAACCAATGAAGAGCTTGCAGAAAGAAGTGTCTTACTGGAAGAGCAGAATACTGAAATCCAGAAGAAATCCGAGGCATTGGAGTTATCCACACGATACAAATCGGAGTTTTTAGCGAATATGTCGCACGAGTTACGGACACCGTTAAATTCCATTTTACTGCTGAGCCGATTGCTTTCCGAAAATAATGAACAGAACATGAGCGCTGAGCAGATCGAATTTGCGAAAGTGATTCAAAGTTCCGGAAACGGACTTTTAGGCTTGATTGATGAGATCCTTGACCTTTCGAAAATCGAAGCAGGAAAGATGGAACTCGAAATCCTAGACATTCCGGTCCAGGAAATTGCGGAAAGCCTTAAAAACCTGTTTTCGGTTATTGCTAAAGAAAAAGGAATCGAGTTCAAGATTGAAACCAGCAACGCGCCATTGGTCATCAAAACCGATAAGATGCGACTCGAGCAGATATTGAAAAACCTGATTTCAAATGGCATCAAGTTCACTTCGAAAGGTTCGGTGACACTAGACATACACAAAGACCCTAAAAATGATAAACGGGTATGTTTCCTGGTGAAGGATACCGGTATCGGAATTTCGCCAACCCAGCAACCGCTGGTATTTGAAGCCTTCCATCAAGCAGATGGTTCGACCAAACGCAAATACGGGGGGACTGGTTTAGGGCTTTCCATCAGCAGGGAACTGGCTAAATTATTGCGCGGTGAATTGTCCTTGAAAAGCGCTATGAGCGAAGGCAGCGAATTTACGCTCTGCATTCCCATTTCGATTTCAGCTCCCGGGCAACTGATTCAGGAGCCTGTTTCAGAACCTAAAAAAGAAATGGAAGCAAAGCAATCTCCGGAAACCATAGATCCTTATGTCGTGCCAGTAATCCCGGAAGATGTCCCTGACGACCGTGATGATATTTCCGCGAGTGATAAAACCATCCTGATCGTGGAAGATGATACCAATTTTGCCAAATCATTACTTGATTATACGAGGAAACGTGGTTATAAGGGCATTGTAAGCGTAAGAGGGGATTATGCATTAAACATGGCGCTAACCTACAATCCGGTGGGAATCCTACTCGACATCCAGCTGCCGATAAAGAGCGGCTGGGAAGTGATGGAAGAGCTGAAAAGCAATCCGCAGACGCGCCCGATTCCTGTGCACATCATGTCATCGCATAAATTACGCCAGGAAAGCTTGCTGAAAGGAGCCATCAATTTCCTGGATAAACCTGTTGCTTATGAGCAGATGCCGGAAATCTTTAAGAAAATTGAACAGATTGTAAACCGTGATGCACAAAAGGTGCTCATCATTGAAGACAATTCAAAACACGCCAAAGCGTTGGCTTTCTTTCTGGAAACCCATAACATCAGTTCTGAAATCAAAAGCGAAGTGTCCGAAGGCGTTGTCGCACTCAAAAAACCGGATGTAAATTGCGTAATCCTTGATATGGGGATCCCGGACCGCCAGGCTTATGATATCTTGGAAAAAGTCAAGGAAAATCCCGGACTGGAAAACCTTCCGATTATTGTATTTACAGGCAAAAGCCTTTCAATGCAGGAGGAACTCAAGATTAAGAAATATGCCGATTCCATTGTGGTGAAAACGGCCCATTCTTACCAAAGGATGATTGACGAAGTATCACTTTTCCTGCATCTGATGGAAGAGAAGAAAGCAGATAGTACCCACAAAAACAGGCAATTCCAGCTTCTGAATAATGTACTCAGCAATAAAACCGTGCTTGTCGTGGATGACGATGTACGCAATATCTATTCATTGACCAAAGCGCTTGAAATCCTGCAAATGAAAGTCGTAACGGCCATAGACGGTAAAGAAGCGCTGAAGATACTGGAGGAAAATCCAGCGGTCGATGTCGTGTTGCTTGACATGATGATGCCCAATATGGACGGCTATGAAACGGCGCAGCGCATACGTGAAAATAAAAGGTTCAAAAACCTCCCTGTGATCGCGGTAACTGCCAAAGCCATGATGGGCGACCGCGAAAAGTGCATCAATGCCGGTGCTTCCGATTATATCACAAAACCTGTCGATGTCGACCAGTTGCTTTCGTTACTTAGGGTCTGGCTTTACGATAAACAATAG
- a CDS encoding response regulator produces MDKKKILIVDDDARNIFALTAVLKSRSYDCVSCQSALEALEMLKTDGKIDFILMDMMMPEMDGYEAIPQIRKIPSHAKTPIISVTAQAMLGDREKSLNAGADEYISKPVDIDKLLQVLDKL; encoded by the coding sequence ATGGATAAAAAAAAGATTCTTATTGTTGATGATGATGCGCGCAATATTTTTGCATTGACCGCCGTGCTGAAGTCAAGGTCTTATGACTGTGTTTCGTGCCAAAGCGCCCTCGAAGCTTTGGAAATGCTGAAAACCGACGGGAAAATTGATTTCATTTTAATGGATATGATGATGCCTGAAATGGACGGTTATGAAGCCATTCCGCAAATCAGGAAAATCCCGTCACATGCCAAAACGCCGATTATCTCAGTGACGGCGCAGGCGATGCTTGGTGACAGGGAAAAAAGCCTGAATGCCGGTGCCGACGAGTACATTTCAAAGCCGGTAGACATAGACAAATTACTTCAGGTACTCGATAAATTATAA
- a CDS encoding CheR family methyltransferase, whose amino-acid sequence MLSDSEIEVLINDAHEYYGFDFGGYSRASFKRRIERLAQMDGLTDFHKLLSKMRTDPEFFKHMVEEITVNVTEMFRDPHVYKILRDEILPVLATKPFIRIWHAGCSTGEEVFSMAILLKEANLLKKSLLYATDLNPSALSNAKKGIFPLRMMKQYSENYIASGGIKDFSDYYIANYDRAKFSEEFSDKMVFSQHNLVSDSSFNEFDMILCRNVMIYFDKELQDRALHLFDDSLAKLGYLVLGTKETIKYSNVQPLFEQLRKEKIWKKLK is encoded by the coding sequence ATGTTAAGCGACAGCGAAATCGAAGTGCTGATCAATGATGCACATGAATATTACGGATTTGATTTCGGAGGATATTCGCGCGCATCATTCAAACGCCGTATTGAGCGCCTTGCGCAAATGGATGGTTTAACTGATTTCCACAAGTTGCTATCCAAAATGCGCACCGATCCTGAATTTTTCAAGCATATGGTCGAGGAAATTACCGTCAATGTCACCGAAATGTTCCGAGATCCACACGTTTATAAAATCCTTCGTGACGAAATCCTTCCGGTATTGGCAACAAAACCCTTCATCCGGATCTGGCATGCTGGCTGCTCTACAGGCGAAGAGGTGTTTTCCATGGCGATCTTGCTGAAAGAAGCGAACCTGCTTAAAAAGTCACTGCTTTATGCCACCGACCTGAATCCTTCGGCACTTTCGAATGCCAAAAAAGGCATTTTCCCGTTGCGTATGATGAAACAATATTCTGAAAATTACATCGCTTCCGGCGGTATCAAGGATTTTTCCGATTATTATATAGCGAATTATGATCGTGCGAAATTCAGCGAAGAATTTTCAGATAAGATGGTGTTTTCGCAGCACAATCTTGTTTCGGACAGTTCATTCAATGAGTTTGATATGATTTTATGCCGCAACGTCATGATTTACTTTGATAAAGAATTGCAGGACAGGGCGCTGCATCTTTTCGATGACAGCCTTGCGAAGTTGGGTTATCTTGTCTTAGGCACAAAAGAAACCATTAAGTATTCCAACGTACAACCGCTTTTTGAGCAATTGAGAAAGGAAAAAATATGGAAGAAACTCAAATAA
- a CDS encoding chemotaxis protein CheB has product MEETQIIRTKVVVMGGSAGSLEVLLKILPRIAIIPDFAIAIVLHRKNSEDNTLEELIALKTMIPVVEIEDKTPLLPGAIYICPSDYHLLFEKNGTLSLDISEKVNYSRPSIDLAFESAADAYGDALTGILLSGANADGTAGLKAIKELGGTTIVQNPETADMPFMPRNALQFAEPHFSLDANEILEYIKGV; this is encoded by the coding sequence ATGGAAGAAACTCAAATAATCCGTACCAAAGTAGTCGTTATGGGCGGCTCGGCGGGCAGCCTTGAGGTGTTGCTGAAGATTTTGCCACGCATTGCCATTATCCCTGATTTTGCAATTGCGATTGTTTTGCACCGCAAAAACTCTGAAGACAATACGCTTGAAGAGCTCATTGCCCTGAAAACCATGATTCCAGTAGTGGAAATTGAAGATAAAACGCCTTTGCTTCCCGGCGCCATTTACATTTGCCCGTCCGATTACCATTTGCTTTTTGAAAAGAACGGCACGCTTTCGCTTGATATTTCTGAGAAAGTGAATTACAGCAGGCCAAGCATCGACCTCGCTTTTGAATCGGCAGCAGATGCTTACGGTGATGCACTTACCGGAATCCTGTTATCCGGTGCTAATGCGGACGGTACCGCCGGACTTAAAGCCATAAAGGAATTGGGCGGAACTACCATTGTTCAAAACCCGGAAACGGCCGATATGCCTTTTATGCCAAGGAATGCCTTACAATTCGCCGAACCTCATTTCAGCCTTGACGCCAATGAAATACTTGAATACATTAAAGGCGTTTGA
- a CDS encoding T9SS C-terminal target domain-containing protein, with protein sequence MAYAQPAEVLCKPKLKRSCIKPSKAILLQNELNEGSGLVAWEGKFWAHNDSGNARLFALDTASGNIIQTYDLPLENRDWEDLGQDKTYFYLGNFGNNAHRVDTLQIYRIRKESLLQKIPSIDTISFAWPETITGNKKDKINFDCEAMAIVGDSICLFTKEWKRGHRTRLFTLPKVPGKWTANYRYTLKTRILVTGASYEENTKQLVLSGYNMVLRPFLLVFPETNGTDFFSKPGRKIKIRRRFRQMEGVTTFDGVNYFVINEGFQLFFIHTSPRIYKVSVGNRSKQ encoded by the coding sequence ATGGCATACGCACAACCGGCTGAGGTTCTTTGCAAGCCAAAACTGAAGCGTTCCTGTATAAAACCTTCAAAAGCGATTTTACTGCAAAATGAACTCAATGAAGGTTCAGGGCTTGTCGCCTGGGAGGGAAAATTCTGGGCACATAACGATAGTGGAAACGCACGGCTTTTTGCATTGGATACTGCCAGCGGAAATATTATTCAAACCTATGACCTGCCTTTGGAGAATCGGGATTGGGAAGATTTGGGCCAGGACAAGACTTATTTCTATCTGGGGAATTTTGGGAATAATGCGCACCGGGTCGACACACTCCAGATTTACCGCATCCGGAAGGAATCGCTGTTGCAAAAAATACCATCGATTGACACTATTTCCTTTGCCTGGCCGGAAACCATCACGGGTAATAAAAAGGATAAAATCAACTTCGATTGTGAGGCAATGGCCATAGTCGGTGACAGCATTTGCCTTTTTACCAAAGAATGGAAACGCGGCCATCGCACACGACTATTTACGCTTCCGAAAGTGCCAGGAAAATGGACTGCGAATTATCGTTATACACTTAAAACAAGGATTTTAGTTACGGGCGCTTCTTATGAAGAAAATACAAAACAGTTGGTATTGTCTGGTTACAACATGGTATTAAGACCTTTTTTATTGGTTTTTCCTGAAACAAACGGCACAGATTTCTTTTCAAAACCTGGCAGGAAAATAAAAATCAGAAGGCGTTTCCGGCAAATGGAAGGCGTTACGACTTTTGACGGTGTAAATTACTTCGTCATCAACGAAGGTTTCCAGCTTTTTTTTATACATACAAGCCCACGGATTTATAAAGTCTCAGTAGGCAATCGCAGTAAGCAGTAG
- a CDS encoding cytochrome-c peroxidase, whose product MHYRLLLPAFILLSLCSCSKDEDSEYVPVDPYAGITAAFGNNIDPDNLSNYAAQTIPAYITRDNTQANPITDKGATLGRVLFYDKKLSANNTVACASCHIQANAFGDSNTASNGINGGTTRHAMRLVNSRFSVERKFFWDERAATLEFQTTQPIQNHIEMGFSGTAGDENLNALLSKLQQVGYYQELFTFVYGDATITEARIQNALAQFIRSIQSFDSKFDAGRATAANDGQPFTNFTMQENQGKNLFLAPPQFNPVGVRTGGGLGCAGCHAAPEFDIAPNSGNNGIIGTLGNASVLDLTNTRAPSLRNLLKPNGTANGPFMHTGEFATLEEVIAHYNLIELNPANTNLDPKLRPGGMAQNLNITAQEKDALISFLKTLTGSDVYTNAKWSNPFN is encoded by the coding sequence ATGCATTACAGACTCCTCCTCCCCGCTTTTATCTTATTAAGCCTTTGCTCATGCAGTAAAGATGAAGACAGTGAATATGTTCCCGTCGATCCCTATGCCGGTATTACGGCCGCTTTCGGCAACAACATTGACCCCGACAACCTCAGCAACTATGCAGCCCAGACTATTCCTGCCTATATTACCAGGGACAATACTCAGGCAAATCCCATTACCGATAAAGGGGCAACGCTGGGGCGTGTCTTGTTTTATGACAAAAAGCTTTCGGCGAATAATACGGTTGCCTGTGCCAGCTGCCATATACAGGCAAATGCTTTCGGGGATTCGAACACGGCCAGTAACGGCATTAACGGTGGTACAACCAGGCACGCCATGCGCCTTGTGAATTCTAGGTTTTCCGTGGAGCGTAAATTTTTCTGGGATGAAAGGGCTGCTACTTTGGAATTCCAGACCACACAACCGATACAAAACCATATTGAAATGGGATTCAGCGGTACTGCCGGGGATGAGAATTTGAACGCCTTGCTGTCAAAACTACAGCAGGTTGGGTATTACCAGGAATTGTTCACGTTTGTTTATGGCGATGCAACCATCACTGAAGCGCGCATCCAGAATGCCCTGGCACAATTTATAAGGAGCATACAGTCATTTGATTCCAAATTTGATGCAGGAAGGGCAACTGCTGCAAATGACGGACAGCCATTTACCAATTTCACGATGCAGGAAAACCAGGGCAAGAACCTGTTTCTCGCGCCACCCCAATTCAATCCCGTTGGTGTGAGGACAGGCGGCGGACTCGGATGTGCAGGTTGTCATGCTGCGCCGGAGTTTGACATTGCACCGAATAGTGGAAATAATGGCATTATTGGTACTTTAGGCAATGCTTCGGTGTTGGACCTTACAAATACCAGGGCGCCATCGTTACGCAATTTACTGAAACCGAACGGCACTGCAAATGGACCGTTCATGCACACAGGCGAGTTTGCAACACTGGAAGAAGTCATCGCACATTACAACCTGATCGAACTCAATCCCGCCAATACGAACCTTGATCCGAAACTGCGCCCGGGTGGTATGGCGCAAAACCTCAACATTACCGCACAGGAAAAGGATGCGCTTATCTCCTTCCTGAAAACACTGACTGGCAGTGATGTGTATACAAACGCAAAGTGGTCGAACCCTTTTAATTAG
- a CDS encoding HPP family protein, protein MIYRETLVDGREHFWSFLGAFFGIGLIAFLQGFMLSKAENVFLIGSFGASGVLIYGAIQSPLAQPRNLIGGHVISALIGVTVYKLVPDIIWLNAPLAVAFSIVGMQVTKTLHPPGGATALIAVIGSEKIKALGYIYVLSPVLTGCLILFSVAMLFNNITAHRRYPANQKFARHIRRIFFNDDSPDG, encoded by the coding sequence GTGATTTACAGAGAAACGCTGGTTGATGGCAGGGAGCATTTCTGGTCCTTCCTTGGTGCATTTTTTGGTATAGGGCTCATTGCTTTTTTACAAGGTTTTATGCTTTCTAAAGCTGAAAACGTATTCCTAATCGGGTCATTCGGGGCATCGGGCGTATTGATTTATGGTGCGATCCAGAGTCCACTCGCACAACCCCGGAATCTGATCGGCGGGCATGTGATTTCTGCACTTATTGGCGTGACCGTCTACAAGCTCGTCCCTGACATCATTTGGTTGAATGCGCCGCTTGCCGTGGCGTTTTCCATCGTTGGGATGCAGGTCACCAAAACGCTGCACCCGCCGGGTGGGGCAACGGCACTGATAGCCGTAATCGGTTCGGAGAAAATCAAGGCGCTGGGTTATATTTATGTATTATCGCCTGTACTGACGGGCTGCCTGATTTTGTTTTCAGTAGCCATGCTTTTCAACAACATCACAGCACACCGCCGGTATCCGGCAAATCAAAAATTTGCAAGGCATATCCGAAGGATATTTTTTAACGACGATTCACCGGATGGTTAA
- a CDS encoding sensor histidine kinase — translation MQNSDKNEKTDTVLQATEGLYHKMVSEVQDYALLLLDCDGTILNWNPGAQNIKGYAPEEIIGKNFRVFYSDEDRKRQLPESLLQQAFDNGRAAHEGFRVKKDGSTFWGSVVITALHDSDNKVIGYSKVTRDLTERKNAEDNLEKHAIALQHHNEMLRLSEERYHRMIAEVEDYAIILLDTDGNIMNWNKGAENIKGYTESEIIGRNFRSFYRPEDRERQLPEQLLAEAVANNKATHEGWRLRKDGTHFWGSIVITALHDDEGNITGFSKVTRDLTYKKQSDDLILMQNKQLEEYAYVASHDLQEPLRKIMLFIDLLHRNIDNKETVAAYISKINSATERMSNLIKAVLNYSQVTDSIALKAEVDLNAVLANIETDFEIMLADKQGIINRGALPIINAVPIQMHQLFSNLINNGIKFNDDHPVIDIIYLNAAHSGKQGFMKITVKDNGRGFNPEHTDKIFRMFHRLHDKTQGTGIGLALCKRVVENHGGTITVASNPGQGTAFEIWLPETLLTPLISP, via the coding sequence ATGCAAAATTCTGACAAAAACGAAAAGACTGATACTGTACTACAGGCAACAGAAGGTCTTTATCATAAGATGGTTTCTGAAGTTCAGGATTATGCCCTTTTGCTGCTGGACTGTGATGGGACTATACTGAACTGGAATCCAGGTGCGCAAAATATAAAAGGTTATGCACCGGAAGAAATCATTGGAAAGAATTTCCGCGTGTTTTATTCAGACGAAGACCGAAAGCGACAATTGCCGGAATCCTTATTACAGCAGGCTTTTGATAACGGACGGGCAGCGCATGAAGGCTTCCGGGTAAAAAAAGATGGGAGCACTTTTTGGGGATCGGTGGTCATTACAGCCCTGCATGATAGCGATAATAAGGTCATAGGTTATTCAAAAGTGACCCGGGATCTTACAGAACGAAAAAATGCGGAAGACAACCTTGAAAAGCATGCCATAGCCCTGCAGCATCATAACGAGATGCTCAGGCTCAGCGAAGAACGCTATCACAGGATGATTGCCGAAGTCGAGGATTATGCGATCATACTCCTGGACACCGATGGCAACATTATGAACTGGAATAAGGGCGCTGAAAATATTAAAGGATATACGGAAAGTGAGATTATCGGGAGGAACTTCAGGAGTTTCTACCGTCCTGAAGACAGGGAACGGCAATTGCCTGAACAGCTTTTGGCTGAGGCTGTGGCGAATAATAAGGCTACGCACGAAGGCTGGCGTCTGCGAAAAGACGGTACCCATTTCTGGGGGAGTATTGTCATTACCGCATTGCATGATGATGAAGGGAATATTACCGGTTTTTCGAAAGTTACACGCGACCTGACTTACAAAAAGCAGTCGGACGACCTGATCCTGATGCAAAACAAACAATTGGAAGAATATGCCTATGTCGCTTCGCATGACTTACAGGAGCCCCTTCGGAAAATCATGCTTTTTATCGATCTGCTTCACAGAAATATAGACAATAAGGAAACTGTTGCCGCATATATCTCTAAAATAAATTCGGCTACAGAACGCATGTCGAACCTGATTAAGGCAGTGCTGAACTATTCACAGGTAACTGATAGCATAGCATTGAAGGCTGAGGTCGACCTCAATGCAGTATTGGCAAATATTGAAACCGATTTTGAAATCATGCTGGCAGATAAGCAAGGAATTATCAATCGTGGCGCATTACCAATAATCAATGCTGTACCGATACAGATGCACCAGTTGTTTTCCAATCTCATCAACAACGGAATAAAATTTAATGATGACCATCCTGTAATTGATATCATATACCTAAATGCGGCCCATTCAGGAAAGCAGGGTTTTATGAAAATTACCGTAAAAGATAACGGACGCGGTTTTAATCCTGAGCACACTGACAAGATTTTCCGTATGTTCCACAGGCTGCATGATAAGACGCAGGGTACCGGAATCGGGTTGGCGCTTTGCAAACGCGTGGTCGAAAACCATGGCGGAACGATTACCGTTGCCAGCAATCCAGGCCAGGGAACTGCATTTGAAATTTGGCTGCCCGAAACATTGCTTACACCACTAATATCGCCCTGA